The Xanthocytophaga agilis genome has a window encoding:
- a CDS encoding restriction endonuclease subunit S: protein MTWQKIKIRKILTESKVPSDSPDPDKRITVKLNVKGVEKRPFENGIEGGTKYYIRRAGQFIYGKQNLFKGAFGIIPSELDGFESSSDIPTFDIHEDCLSEWIFYFLKQGDFYKSLEGLAKGTGSKRIHPEQFFDIDIPFPSREEQQEIIKKIKSFETKYDTLQSELKLQSELLTQLRQAILREAVQGKLVPQDPADEPASELLKRIRAEKEQLIREGKLKKEKPLPPITPEEIPFELPQGWVWCRLGDVTLKSESGKSFTCEKYPAEYPEWGVIKVSAISWDAFNEKENKALLRNTQPTLAYQIHEGDYLISRANTEDLVGKSVVVGKVSLNVLLSDKSIRFLFSSKVDKHYINLLNNSSIAREYYKEVATGTSDSMKNISREQMYSLLIPLPPFAEQNRIVEKVESLMTLCTQLEAQITTSQQQAEQLMQTVLRDAFTNPDIMEEAELLGEEKATLFETEQLRLF from the coding sequence GAGAATCACCGTGAAATTAAATGTAAAAGGAGTGGAGAAAAGACCATTTGAAAATGGAATAGAAGGAGGGACAAAATATTATATAAGAAGAGCTGGTCAATTTATTTATGGAAAGCAAAATCTATTTAAAGGGGCTTTTGGTATTATTCCCTCTGAATTGGACGGCTTTGAAAGTAGTTCAGATATCCCTACGTTTGATATTCATGAAGATTGTTTAAGTGAATGGATTTTTTATTTCTTAAAACAGGGTGATTTTTATAAATCTTTAGAGGGATTAGCGAAAGGAACAGGATCAAAACGTATTCATCCAGAACAATTTTTTGACATCGATATACCATTTCCATCTAGGGAAGAACAACAGGAGATCATTAAGAAAATTAAGTCTTTTGAAACCAAATATGATACTTTACAATCTGAACTTAAACTTCAATCAGAATTACTAACTCAGCTTCGGCAAGCTATTTTGCGGGAGGCCGTACAAGGTAAACTCGTACCCCAAGACCCTGCCGATGAACCTGCTTCAGAGTTACTAAAACGCATTCGTGCTGAAAAAGAGCAACTCATACGCGAAGGCAAGCTCAAGAAAGAAAAGCCCTTACCACCCATCACCCCCGAAGAAATCCCCTTCGAGCTGCCTCAAGGTTGGGTGTGGTGTAGGTTAGGAGATGTTACATTAAAATCTGAATCTGGAAAAAGTTTTACATGTGAGAAATATCCAGCTGAGTATCCGGAATGGGGTGTTATAAAAGTCAGCGCTATATCTTGGGATGCTTTTAATGAGAAAGAAAATAAGGCGTTATTACGTAATACACAGCCAACTTTGGCATATCAAATCCATGAAGGAGATTATTTAATTTCAAGAGCAAATACAGAAGATCTTGTTGGCAAAAGTGTAGTAGTTGGTAAAGTTTCCTTAAATGTACTTTTAAGTGATAAATCTATCCGCTTTCTCTTTAGTAGCAAAGTAGATAAACATTACATAAATCTATTGAACAATTCTTCTATAGCAAGAGAATATTATAAGGAAGTCGCAACAGGAACAAGTGACTCAATGAAAAATATTTCAAGAGAGCAGATGTACAGTTTGCTAATTCCTCTCCCACCTTTTGCTGAACAAAACCGCATTGTTGAAAAAGTAGAATCTCTGATGACTTTGTGCACCCAACTCGAAGCACAAATCACTACCAGTCAGCAGCAAGCTGAGCAGTTAATGCAAACCGTACTTCGGGACGCATTTACCAATCCGGACATAATGGAAGAAGCCGAATTGTTGGGAGAAGAAAAAGCTACATTATTTGAAACAGAGCAATTGCGGTTGTTCTAA